The genome window GCGGGATTGGTTGGGCTCACCTGCAGTCTAAAACGGCTTGATCCTAAAAAGCGTCGTTTTTTGAGCTCAGGATTCGGTTATCACTTAGCTTGGCGTGGAATTGAGCAAGCCTCTGCAACAAATGGCTTTTAGGGCTACCATTAAGGTTAACCCTAACCCCCCGACCGGGAATTACCATGTTCGACCCAATGCTCTTAAGCCGAATTCAATTCGGCGCCAATATCACTTTTCACATTCTTTTTCCCACTATCTCGATTGCATTGGGCTGGTTTCTTTTTTACTTCAAGATCCAATTTAATCGCACAGGGGATTCCACCTGGAATCAGGCGTACCAGTTTTGGGTAAAGATTTTTGCACTCACTTTCGCATTGGGCGTTGTCAGTGGCATCACGATGAGTTTTCAGTTTGGTACCAATTGGCCAGGTTATATGAAAACCATTGGTAATATCGCTGGCCCCCTCTTGGCCTATGAGGTACTCACTGCATTTTTCTTAGAGGCAACTTTCTTAGGCGTGATGCTCTTTGGCAGCAAACGTGTTTCACCTCGCGTACATACCATTGCAACCTTTCTTGTAGCCTTTGGCACTACGCTGTCCGCTTTTTGGATCATCGTACTCAATTCCTGGATGCAAACTCCACAAGGTTTCGAGATGATTGATGGTCAGGCTCATGCTCTTGATTGGTTTGCCATCGTCTTTAATCCTTCAATGCCTTATCGCTTGGCGCACATGATGACTGCGGCATTTATTACCGTCGCGTTTTTACTTGCGGGCATTTCTGCATACAGACACTTGAGGGGTAGCAAATCTTTAGCTAATCGCTCAGTCTTAAAAATGGCCATCACAACTGCGGCTATATTGATGCCGATTCAAATCGTGTTGGGCGATTTACATGGTCTGAATACAATGCAGCACCAACCGGCCAAACTTGCTGCGATGGAGGGTATTTGGGAGTCAGGATCAGGCGTGCCTGCGGTGATATTTGCGATCCCAGACCAAAAAACCCAAAGCAATCTTTATGAAATCAGTATTCCTAAATTAGCCTCTTTTTACTTAACCCATCACTGGGATGGTGAAGTGAAGGGATTAAAAGATTTCCCAAACAAGATACCTCCCGTAGCGCCAGTATTTTTTGCATTTCGCATCATGGTTGGTGTTGGCGTATTAATGCTCTTAGTTTCCTGGTTGGCGCGTTGGCAAATCTATAAAACGCAAGATATCAAACCATGGATGGCTAAGATATTAGTGGGTATGACTTTCTCAGGGTGGATTGCTGTAGTTGCGGGCTGGTATGTCACTGAGATTGGTAGGCAGCCTTACATTGTCACGGGCGTACTCACCACTGCAGAGGCTGCGACTACAATTTCTGGAGGCATTGTCCTCAGCAGCTTGCTAATGTACCTTTTCTTATATATCTCCTTAATTATTGCTTATATTGGAGTAGTGTTCTATCTGGCCCGTGAAGGTGATAAGCCTGCTATTGCACAGGACGCCTACTCTGCCAATACTTACGGCTCAGCGGTAAAAAATTGAGATGATTGCACCAATCATTCCGGATATCAGCCAAGCCTCAGGCTGGTTACCACTATTTTTCTTGGTAGCCATGGGTATCGCCGTACTGTCTTATGTGGTCCTTGATGGTTATGACCTAGGCGTCGGCATTCTGCTCCATCAAGCGACGGATGATGAGAAAGACATGATGATCTCTTCTATTGGCCCCTTTTGGGATGCTAATGAAACATGGTTAGTGTTGGGGGTTGGATTATTACTCGTTGCCTTTCCCTTAGCGCATGGAATTATTTTGACCGAGTTATATATTCCGGTTGCCATCATGCTCGCGGGATTGATTTTGCGGGGAGTATCTTTTGATTTCCGCGTGAAGGTTCAGTCACATCAAAAGCCACTTTGGAACTTTCTGTTTTACTTAGGCAGC of Polynucleobacter sp. AP-Titi-500A-B4 contains these proteins:
- a CDS encoding cytochrome ubiquinol oxidase subunit I; protein product: MFDPMLLSRIQFGANITFHILFPTISIALGWFLFYFKIQFNRTGDSTWNQAYQFWVKIFALTFALGVVSGITMSFQFGTNWPGYMKTIGNIAGPLLAYEVLTAFFLEATFLGVMLFGSKRVSPRVHTIATFLVAFGTTLSAFWIIVLNSWMQTPQGFEMIDGQAHALDWFAIVFNPSMPYRLAHMMTAAFITVAFLLAGISAYRHLRGSKSLANRSVLKMAITTAAILMPIQIVLGDLHGLNTMQHQPAKLAAMEGIWESGSGVPAVIFAIPDQKTQSNLYEISIPKLASFYLTHHWDGEVKGLKDFPNKIPPVAPVFFAFRIMVGVGVLMLLVSWLARWQIYKTQDIKPWMAKILVGMTFSGWIAVVAGWYVTEIGRQPYIVTGVLTTAEAATTISGGIVLSSLLMYLFLYISLIIAYIGVVFYLAREGDKPAIAQDAYSANTYGSAVKN